A portion of the Betta splendens chromosome 2, fBetSpl5.4, whole genome shotgun sequence genome contains these proteins:
- the orc4 gene encoding origin recognition complex subunit 4 isoform X1 produces the protein MMESCVTHAPSWSSQQMRGVSANQMPEMKSSQEVVIVIIINMSKRKVKDDHMPVGECITQVQSILRERFCHQKLPEKPQAVEAQHKHLLELLKRTAIHGESNSVLIVGPRGTGKTMLLKCVLRELLGDKEVQKNMLEVHLNGLLQTDDKIALKEITRQLHLENTVGDKVFGSFAENLSFLLEALKKGNRSSSRPVLFVLDEFDLFALHKNQTLLYNLFDVSQSAQAPIAVVGVTCRLDVLELLEKRVKSRFSHRQIHLVSSLTFTQYLERVRTQFSLPGSFPDAKFAQEWNASVKTLCEDKSVEEVLQRHFNSSKDFRSMHMLLMLCLSRVSVAKPTVNPSDLLEASRLCLSDAKADMLHGLSILELCLIIAMKHLNDVYEGEPFNLQMVHNEFKKFLQRKSNSMYNFEQPVVMKAFEHLQQLELIRPVDASSAKTQREYQLMRLMLDHSQIMEALQKYPQCPTDVKQWAMSAFG, from the exons ATGATGGAGAGCTGCGTTACGCATGCGCCGAGCTGGAGCAGCCAGCAGATGAGAGGG gtctcagccaatcagatgcCCGAGATGAAGTCATCACAGGAAGTCGTCATCGTT ATCATCATCAACATGAGTAAGAGGAAGGTCAAAGATGATCATATGCCAGTGGGAGAATGCATTACACAG GTTCAAAGTATTTTAAGGGAGCGCTTCTGCCATCAGAAGCTTCCAGAGAAGCCACAGGCCGTAGAGGCTCAGCACAA ACACctactggagctgctgaagcgAACGGCCATCCACGGGGAGAGTAACTCGGTGCTAATCGTTGGTCCCagaggaacaggaaaaacaatg ctgctgaaatgtGTGCTGAGGGAGCTGCTGGGGGATAAAGAAGTACAGAAAAACATGCTAGAAGTTCATCTTAACG GTCTTCTGCAGACGGATGATAAAATTGCGCTGAAAGAAATAACACGGCAGCTCCACTTAGAAAACACTGTTGGTGACAAAGTGTTT ggaAGCTTTGCAGAGAATTTGTCTTTCCTGTTAGAGGCTCTGAAGAAAG GCAatcgcagcagcagccgcccaGTGCTGTTTGTCCTGGATGAATTCGACCTCTTTGCGCTTCATAAGAACCAGACTCTGCTCTACAACCTGTTTGACGTGTCCCAGTCTGCGCAGGCGCCCATCGCCGTGGTTGGCGTCACCTGCAGACTG GATGTTCTGGAGCTGTTGGAGAAGCGCGTGAAGTCGCGGTTTTCCCATCGTCAGATTCACCTTGTGAGCAGCCTGACGTTCACTCAGTACCTGGAGCGGGTCCGAACACAGTTCAGCTTGCCGGGCAGTTTTCCTGATGCTAAGTTTGCTCAGGAGTGGAACGCCAGTGTCAAG aCTTTGTGTGAAGATAAATCGGTCGAGGAGGTTTTGCAGAGACATTTTAACTCCAGCAAAGACTTCCGCTCAATGCACATGCTACTG atGTTGTGTCTGAGTCGCGTCTCTGTAGCCAAACCTACCGTCAACCCCTCTGACCTCCTGGAGGCCAGCAGACTGTGCTTATCAGACGCCAAGGCTGACATGCTTCATG GTCTGTCCATCTTGGAGCTGTGTCTGATCATCGCCATGAAGCACCTCAACGACGTCTACGAAGGAGAACCGTTCAATCTCCAAATGGTTCACAATG AGTTTAAGAAGTTCTTGCAAAGAAAGTCGAACTCCATGTACAACTTTGAGCAGCCTGTTGTTATGAAG GCCTTcgagcacctgcagcagctggagctgatcAGGCCCGTTGACGCCTCTTCGGCCAAAACTCAGAGGGAATACCAGCTAATGAGACTGATGCTGGACCACAGTCAGATCATGGAGGCCCTGCAGAAGTACCCGCAGTGCCCCACCGATGTCAAGCAGTGGGCTATGTCTGCGTTCGGCTAG
- the orc4 gene encoding origin recognition complex subunit 4 isoform X2 produces the protein MSKRKVKDDHMPVGECITQVQSILRERFCHQKLPEKPQAVEAQHKHLLELLKRTAIHGESNSVLIVGPRGTGKTMLLKCVLRELLGDKEVQKNMLEVHLNGLLQTDDKIALKEITRQLHLENTVGDKVFGSFAENLSFLLEALKKGNRSSSRPVLFVLDEFDLFALHKNQTLLYNLFDVSQSAQAPIAVVGVTCRLDVLELLEKRVKSRFSHRQIHLVSSLTFTQYLERVRTQFSLPGSFPDAKFAQEWNASVKTLCEDKSVEEVLQRHFNSSKDFRSMHMLLMLCLSRVSVAKPTVNPSDLLEASRLCLSDAKADMLHGLSILELCLIIAMKHLNDVYEGEPFNLQMVHNEFKKFLQRKSNSMYNFEQPVVMKAFEHLQQLELIRPVDASSAKTQREYQLMRLMLDHSQIMEALQKYPQCPTDVKQWAMSAFG, from the exons ATGAGTAAGAGGAAGGTCAAAGATGATCATATGCCAGTGGGAGAATGCATTACACAG GTTCAAAGTATTTTAAGGGAGCGCTTCTGCCATCAGAAGCTTCCAGAGAAGCCACAGGCCGTAGAGGCTCAGCACAA ACACctactggagctgctgaagcgAACGGCCATCCACGGGGAGAGTAACTCGGTGCTAATCGTTGGTCCCagaggaacaggaaaaacaatg ctgctgaaatgtGTGCTGAGGGAGCTGCTGGGGGATAAAGAAGTACAGAAAAACATGCTAGAAGTTCATCTTAACG GTCTTCTGCAGACGGATGATAAAATTGCGCTGAAAGAAATAACACGGCAGCTCCACTTAGAAAACACTGTTGGTGACAAAGTGTTT ggaAGCTTTGCAGAGAATTTGTCTTTCCTGTTAGAGGCTCTGAAGAAAG GCAatcgcagcagcagccgcccaGTGCTGTTTGTCCTGGATGAATTCGACCTCTTTGCGCTTCATAAGAACCAGACTCTGCTCTACAACCTGTTTGACGTGTCCCAGTCTGCGCAGGCGCCCATCGCCGTGGTTGGCGTCACCTGCAGACTG GATGTTCTGGAGCTGTTGGAGAAGCGCGTGAAGTCGCGGTTTTCCCATCGTCAGATTCACCTTGTGAGCAGCCTGACGTTCACTCAGTACCTGGAGCGGGTCCGAACACAGTTCAGCTTGCCGGGCAGTTTTCCTGATGCTAAGTTTGCTCAGGAGTGGAACGCCAGTGTCAAG aCTTTGTGTGAAGATAAATCGGTCGAGGAGGTTTTGCAGAGACATTTTAACTCCAGCAAAGACTTCCGCTCAATGCACATGCTACTG atGTTGTGTCTGAGTCGCGTCTCTGTAGCCAAACCTACCGTCAACCCCTCTGACCTCCTGGAGGCCAGCAGACTGTGCTTATCAGACGCCAAGGCTGACATGCTTCATG GTCTGTCCATCTTGGAGCTGTGTCTGATCATCGCCATGAAGCACCTCAACGACGTCTACGAAGGAGAACCGTTCAATCTCCAAATGGTTCACAATG AGTTTAAGAAGTTCTTGCAAAGAAAGTCGAACTCCATGTACAACTTTGAGCAGCCTGTTGTTATGAAG GCCTTcgagcacctgcagcagctggagctgatcAGGCCCGTTGACGCCTCTTCGGCCAAAACTCAGAGGGAATACCAGCTAATGAGACTGATGCTGGACCACAGTCAGATCATGGAGGCCCTGCAGAAGTACCCGCAGTGCCCCACCGATGTCAAGCAGTGGGCTATGTCTGCGTTCGGCTAG
- the orc4 gene encoding origin recognition complex subunit 4 isoform X3 codes for MIVLVNKCIFRHLLELLKRTAIHGESNSVLIVGPRGTGKTMLLKCVLRELLGDKEVQKNMLEVHLNGLLQTDDKIALKEITRQLHLENTVGDKVFGSFAENLSFLLEALKKGNRSSSRPVLFVLDEFDLFALHKNQTLLYNLFDVSQSAQAPIAVVGVTCRLDVLELLEKRVKSRFSHRQIHLVSSLTFTQYLERVRTQFSLPGSFPDAKFAQEWNASVKTLCEDKSVEEVLQRHFNSSKDFRSMHMLLMLCLSRVSVAKPTVNPSDLLEASRLCLSDAKADMLHGLSILELCLIIAMKHLNDVYEGEPFNLQMVHNEFKKFLQRKSNSMYNFEQPVVMKAFEHLQQLELIRPVDASSAKTQREYQLMRLMLDHSQIMEALQKYPQCPTDVKQWAMSAFG; via the exons ATGATCGTTCTAGTCAACAAATGCATTTTCAGACACctactggagctgctgaagcgAACGGCCATCCACGGGGAGAGTAACTCGGTGCTAATCGTTGGTCCCagaggaacaggaaaaacaatg ctgctgaaatgtGTGCTGAGGGAGCTGCTGGGGGATAAAGAAGTACAGAAAAACATGCTAGAAGTTCATCTTAACG GTCTTCTGCAGACGGATGATAAAATTGCGCTGAAAGAAATAACACGGCAGCTCCACTTAGAAAACACTGTTGGTGACAAAGTGTTT ggaAGCTTTGCAGAGAATTTGTCTTTCCTGTTAGAGGCTCTGAAGAAAG GCAatcgcagcagcagccgcccaGTGCTGTTTGTCCTGGATGAATTCGACCTCTTTGCGCTTCATAAGAACCAGACTCTGCTCTACAACCTGTTTGACGTGTCCCAGTCTGCGCAGGCGCCCATCGCCGTGGTTGGCGTCACCTGCAGACTG GATGTTCTGGAGCTGTTGGAGAAGCGCGTGAAGTCGCGGTTTTCCCATCGTCAGATTCACCTTGTGAGCAGCCTGACGTTCACTCAGTACCTGGAGCGGGTCCGAACACAGTTCAGCTTGCCGGGCAGTTTTCCTGATGCTAAGTTTGCTCAGGAGTGGAACGCCAGTGTCAAG aCTTTGTGTGAAGATAAATCGGTCGAGGAGGTTTTGCAGAGACATTTTAACTCCAGCAAAGACTTCCGCTCAATGCACATGCTACTG atGTTGTGTCTGAGTCGCGTCTCTGTAGCCAAACCTACCGTCAACCCCTCTGACCTCCTGGAGGCCAGCAGACTGTGCTTATCAGACGCCAAGGCTGACATGCTTCATG GTCTGTCCATCTTGGAGCTGTGTCTGATCATCGCCATGAAGCACCTCAACGACGTCTACGAAGGAGAACCGTTCAATCTCCAAATGGTTCACAATG AGTTTAAGAAGTTCTTGCAAAGAAAGTCGAACTCCATGTACAACTTTGAGCAGCCTGTTGTTATGAAG GCCTTcgagcacctgcagcagctggagctgatcAGGCCCGTTGACGCCTCTTCGGCCAAAACTCAGAGGGAATACCAGCTAATGAGACTGATGCTGGACCACAGTCAGATCATGGAGGCCCTGCAGAAGTACCCGCAGTGCCCCACCGATGTCAAGCAGTGGGCTATGTCTGCGTTCGGCTAG